attattaaGATAGTTaataacttttttagtcatcgattagttgtttaataatcacattttaccgcataaagtctatttttaccacaatctgacatcggttacaatctgttaaatttgccgccagtgtgtggcagttatgagccactgatctaccagtggagccgtagaagaagaaacgagtcaataagtgccctcggttttcatgacgtaacacattactgacgcgcatcttgctgtgagagatggcggccggcggaacaagaaatacggaagaaactgaagagaaaccctggACAAAAACCTCATGAgtttgggagcacttcactctagatgccatgaaaagacgggagacctgcaaaatatgttaaaaccatctagcatggcacggaagcacgatgtccctaagtgaacatttgagacaaaaacatgtggggctgatgcagcaacggaggagccagcccggtaagtaacagaaaataaacaagctaaatatagtggtccatcactacatgcagatcaaatttgggacttagtgttttagctgagttcgttatagtggatgttaaacatgtttttttgccgcgtcggtCTACCGTGTTCTACTTCTaactgactagatgcaatcgtgaatctcctccgtgttgtgtatcatgcgcttgccaaatttagcacgtcagtttataagaatgttctcgttaagagaaaaatggcacaaacccataactttgttcctcattcaaaaaaggacaactccgcggagaaaaatatacagacgagctgtgtccaggtgaatataacacggcatagttgtacgctttcaatttttaaatacaggagaaattcagaaaaagtcatttttttactattaaaaggctgttttactatctaacgctgtaaaacgcctcacaacacatttttatcaaaataaatgatcactagggctgcaacaaacaattatttggataatcgatgaatcggatggggtctcgacacgattaatcggattacatggggaaattttttaaaactgctagggaaacgttatttctctccttccttaactttatttaacacaacattattagaaaacagttcaatagcagaaaaacaacatgccatcacctaaattgtcttataaggtgtatagacagagaccctaagctacatctatctgtgaccaaaatgcttggtccaagttaaacagcttaaggtcaattctcatctgttttgtttgatctcatctgtagacatttattataactggggatgtcaaacaactcatttttaaatgtaattaaacataggctgtgaattaatcaaaattgatcactatttccaaaaatgactgaaaagataagttgtcacacactccatggaaactttcagagaatccacaaatagtggctttcaaatggttttgttactttttgcaagtttagaaaagcagcagaggagacagcatgtctgataatttagtttttcatctgataatattagaacatgtcagtaatgtctgaggggcttttataaacactgtataactaacactcctggagagggtaggaACTacgcagaggcttctggggagcccagttatggggggggggggggggggggggggggattttgcctcggcccccaaaatgtcttgaaacggccctgggtgtgtgactgagttttgaaggtgatctgaattgtatcagatgtataaatactacacgtgtataacttattgttttttactggtaaaaacgtgtagtggagataaatctacctacattttacttttcaacactttgttttgttttcttgtttttatttaactattttcctgtcctgtctgtctctcttcttactgcatctcctcttaattctccagaaaaactgcagcctggattcttactttttcacctcatcagttacttctgagcagatcaaagggatctcctgaccgcaaagcgcggagcgcgttttcgatgctgagtgaggtgaaatcaccgcagcacaggtgatgagctccgcagtagcgcgcttcaggcacaaataagacagaaaatagagaacatgtgcagacatgaacgatcgtgtgctaattatagttttttggttgcgccactttgagaatggaccgtgcgctggaagcagctgcctggatcgctgcgcaacaacagcgctgtgccgctctctgctcaaaagagtccaaaaatgatataatatagaaaactttttttccggctcccccggatgtgctcccccataattcgatccctgctcctggatgaaaagccggacattttcatcaatacaagaacccgcagtccggacgcccggacagagagtgaaaagtggacacgcccggggaaaacggaacgtacggtcaccatagtcctcataaagcgggaaattatagatacagtattttgctcgtgccctgggccctttagagtttgtgggccttgggcaattgcccagttaatccggccttgggcggaaccggttcgcacgctcacgactttagactcttttttacgagtttagggcatgtctagcctgtgtaataatccgggacttggatgaatcacttttgaaaagtttttaatttacccggacacagagttctctccttcctcgctgatgatcgcgacatgcttgcgtttaagacgctgcatcatcccgtgccatgctaagtctgacctacacgttgcaggtaacgaatgtcttcgcctgatttaactgaaaatgctcccaaacttaaaaagtttttacttttttgactctcgctgcttctgccatgttcctcttccaaacacctgccggctctccctcgcgctgatctgccggctctccctcgcgctgatctgtctgcgggcgggaaggggggcgcgcttttggaagagttgtgtgaCACAACGAAtcaatgacgcaattcgttgccaacgcttttagtaatcgattttcatcgaatttatcgattcgttgttgcagccctaatgatcactgtatattgttaatttaaataatataatattgatttactgttgtagtgtgtgtgctgctttattttagatGTGTaactatttcagtctatttgtgtttcttatgcagacaaaaacaagcaacgatggacaactacatggggaacaagacactcaccccccagcaatgcataccacttacaaactctattctagattctacattattttttatggaatttacctcttatattttgatgccaaaaaattattctggactgatattttgcactgtttagctcattttacaccgctgactgtgttcatgtgcaataaaatagattgcagtcaactgcacaattctcttatgtttttcttaactgaaatgtattcatcacttgtataggttaaatagctaaacaataataaaccgattaatcgattaatcgaaaaaataatcgacagagtaatcgattatgaaaataatcgttagttgcagccctagtcataataatcgtgattattgtttttgccgtaatcgagcagccctaacctctcttcccttttgtggaattgtctgggcttgatggtcaaaatggcggtggtggccacctcccatttttcttcaaaaacgtgttatttggGCCTATGGAAACACAttttccaatatttatatgtcgatgaggcGAACCTGAGCAAACCTACATGCTAATTTGACcccataaccacttcaccactacgtCTGATAAGAAGCAAGTGACgtcacatgtaattgtgccatccagtgtgtcttgTTAGATGGGATATATGGTTTGTCCagtggtgtctcagtagaagtcatttcagaagtaatttgtcaaaaaaattcacagaatatccacatttgagaaccaagaccagacccgcttcagggggaggagaccaaattgaagctgagatgggaggaaaatgcgtgaatgaggccaaaaacagctttggggtatttcttatgaggaaatgacaatataacatggtaaaaagttccaaaagttaatatggaacctttacaaaaactgttcaattaacatctcaactccgtcctcaatcttacattttagatgatattagctataacaccctctttggttccagaacgctatcaagtctgacaactggaaggaattggactgactctgatggattgggtagggctgactctggtgcagctccgcctttgtggttctgcaacgGGCGATCTCGTCCCACTAAGGAAAAATGCACAATAAAGAAACAAAAGTTGCCCACTAGGTGGGGCTGTGGCAGCATAATTGATTCACAgctgtttaataattattttccccatttaaattattttaatagatACTTTAAAAATTGCATACCGTGTACTAAATACTTTTATTTATCAATAATGGAAAAGCAAAACTGCACAACTATAAAGGAACAAAAAATTACTAAACAAAGCATTTCAGATACAATCGTTTATTTTAAAGTTGATTATAAAGAGCTGCATCATGTGAATTTTGTTTATCTTCAACAGATGTTAAATGTGAGTCATGAACGTCTCTATGCAGAATTCTAATTTAAACTTTATAgaatattttctgtttttgataATAACTGTCGTAGAAAAAGTTAAATGCCAAATTGATGTTTTCTTTGTATATTTCTGTGTTTCAGGCATACAGGTCCATAGCACGAAGACGCTGGACAGCTTCTAAGGGATCCAACACAAAATGGCTTCTCACTGCACACTAACCTGTTTTATTAGAAGCATTTAGGTCATTGAAAAATGTAGAATATTGATACTGGATACTGAATACTACGTAGATTAGACATTTTTTCTTGTGGATATGTTTAACTTTTGTGTTTAGAACGAAGAATCCAagagttgttgttttaattaaacttttACATTTGAATAAAGAAATGAAACACCCTGCAAAATGAAAAAGTAATAAATAGAAATTACTACAAATATACACAGTGATCACATATGGACAAAGGTAATTTAGCAATGGTAAATAAAATTAATGAGTATCCGCAATAGTCTTTGTCTAATGTAGTTAGCTTGTGTTAGAGATAAAAGCTTTATATTGTCCATGTGGGTCTGAGTATCTGTCCCGAGTTCATCAGACACAATAACTTGGTGTTGCAACCCTGTGACCATGTCCCTCTGCATGGATGCTCCTTCCACTGTCGTCTGGGAAGCCAGAGGACCCCCTCTGCAAAACATACTCTTCCATTTGAGGATGCTGCTGTTCTCTATAGGTTGTGCAAATACACCAGGTTCATCTGATGCAGGAGGAGCCACTGGGTGATGTTTCATCCATGATGTCAAACAAGAGACTTGGGTCAGGTATTCGGCAACTCTCCAGCAGTCTGGGATGTTTCCAAGTTCAGGAATCTGATGAAAGATTAGAAAAAGAAGATGATGGCTAATAATTGCTACATGCTAATGAAGAGTGGTAAAAACTACCTGAACATAATATTTACTTTCCCAATGTGGAATGTCTGAAAAACTGCAGAGCTCTCAGCAAATACATTTGAGCTATTTTACTACTTATCTTTAAATAATGACtaaaaatgtaaagagtaatGATAACAATCCACCCAATACAATTATACGTTGGTCTATGGATGCTTTGAATGATTATTATTGTGGTGAAATCACTACTGGTGAAGTAGAATTTGTATCCAATCTACGTAATCCATTATTTTTCACAAATAGTGAAATGGGTTCTGCACACCTGTACACAGGAAGAAAAGAATCTAAAATAATATCAACTCTATTCTAAACTAAACTGATGTGGAAAAATAAAGAACCCATTTCACTACGAAACAAGAGGCCACAACAACATTTGACTTACAAAATCATAGGAGTTGTTCTGTCAGCTATTAACAGTAGTAGCTTACTTTTGCTAATACTAGCAAGCTACCATGCTATTTATTACTCTTGAAGCTGAAAATAATCccgaaataaacatttaaaacatacTTCCTTGCCATATGAATAAGTTAAAATAAATTATTCATGTTAGACATTTATATTGTTTGTTTTTCACTTACCGGTCATTCGGCCATTGATTAACGTGAACTGCGACAGGTGTTCTTCTCTCTTTTGTTCACTGTGGCAGAGTGCGTTCACATATCCAGAAGGGCGTGGCTTAAGGATTATACCtgatgggaggggtgagagttctgggACCGTGTTTGcgtaaaccaagcccccacaattcggTTCTGAAAGCGAGGCCAACGCGGAAATGACAtaatttgcagttccaccctcatccactaggggctggtgtcagaagcgagcaaatcctcatggactcccatgttaaaaataccaatttcacagcagaaataaacatgtttacagcctggtaccaaaacatgttttttgtttaaatgatctagtttacactcatgacaactctgaggggggtgaattattttttgtcactcttcttttgaagtgtattaaaagcctaaaattctgtataattaatgagcatcagacccaattGAGCTcatccccccccgcccccccccccccaaacaatgGTACTCATAATTAAAAAACTAGCAGCAACAGGTTCAACTCTTTGTGTTGGCCTTCTGATATTGTGGTGTTATGGGTTAATTTTGACTTTAAAGAGAAGTCTCCTTATGTTTCAATGTTTATTTGAGGACCTGATGTCTGTATGAGattatgtttttatattagaaAATATAGCACGAGGATAATAATGTTTAGTAGTTGCATAAAGTGTTGTGGAGGTTTAGCAATAAAACATCAGACAAATGTCTAAAATAATTTCACATAGGTTGTACATGTGTGAATTTCATCTTTGTTTCTCCTCCACATCTCTTCAAAGTGTACTGTGTGAGTGATTGATTTCTATATCATGGGaggaaacagaaaaacaaaagcaCAAGTAATTGTCCACGGAAATGCGTTGTAGACTTTTCAAAAGTTATGATTTTAACAAAACTGTGTGGTCAAGGTTCTTAACTTGATGTTCAACAGACACGTAATCTCTCCATACTGTTAGCCTTTTTGTGTCACCAAAATTTAAAAAcatgttatttgtttttattgtactTGTCTTTCAGGGCGTTCATGCGAGAAAAAAAAAGGATGCAACGTCTCAAGGTGGACTTGTGACACAGTCAAACACCCAAAACAATTGGACGCTACCTCATGTGGGGTCTTTGCTTTGAAAGTACGAGTCTTAACCGTAATGCATACACATATACAAGAATATTGGAAATGTGTTGTAATAAATGTTAATGACAGGAAAAGGAATATAAGATAATTACACAAGAGAATAAAGAAATTGATtcaaaaaaacacatttctataAAATAACATTTACGATATTAGCCTATTTAGTCATCTTAGAATCTCTTTTTCAGTTTGCCGAAAAGATCTTGCAAAAAGAGTCAATAGACTTTCCATCTACAAAAAAGGCCGTGAATACACAGGCTGCAAATTGCCACCACTCTCCTCCTAGAGACAGGTAACTAATTTTCCACCATTCAGTGTTCTGACATCATGAATATTTTCATCATGATGGCTGTAGAAACAAACGATATAGTTGTTTGAATGAAGTAATAAGAGCAGTAGGTAGTATAGTCCatgtgctattttttcactttttaaaacAGATGACCTGACAAACATCTGTCATTTCTGCGGGGAAGAAGAGCATGAAACTGACAATAAATGGGTAATGTCATCATGAAAGACTGCTAAATGTTATGATCAAATCCCATAAATGAAATTTAAACATTgggatttgtatttttttttttacagattcaGTGTGAGATGTGTTTGCGGTGGTTCCACCAGCTCTGCTTGAAAAGCCCACCACCAGAAGACGTGTTTATTTGTTTCGCTTGTACATAATTGACACTAAAGGTGCACAGCTAGTGTTCTTATGGCACACATAGTTGAGAACACACATATCTACATGTATAGATGTAGATGTTAAATTAAGAAgtctaaaaaaaagaaaatgttctcCAAAGTTTCTGTAGTTATTAGTTATACTGTGACTTATTTTGCAAATAAAGTATTTCGTGATAACAACGCCAATGTGCAttattgaggggggggggggggggggggggcggcacaTTTTGGCAGCCGAGGCCACACAGCCTGATAAAATCTGTATCCCTCCTTAACTTTTGCTGTGAAGAAACCCTCTGCAACGTTACTGTAGTTATTGGTTATACTGTGATTGATTTTGCACATAAACTATTTCGTGATAACAActccaacaaaaacaaagtgtaAACCGAGTGTAAATTCACCGAACTTTCCATGATCACGTCTGGTTTTACAGTATTATAGTATCAAAGTATTTTTCTATACAGTGTTCCCAGCAGGTTATTCCACACGGCACATTACAATGTCACGAAACTAATATTAAATTAATAGAGCCTGCTGTTTCCCAGCTTTTACTCTTTATTGCGTCGACTGCAGATCAGTGACAAGTAGCGTACAGAACGGAGCTGGGCAAGTGGCTCCTCCTACTTTGCGTGCTCCCGTGAATGGGGAAACAATTTTTAACGGGGGTAACTACTTTGGCACAacaccggttgtagctaggttgctacctccgttagcttagctcccacctccgcgttagctttgggttagattGTAGCAACATTAGCTTCAGTTcgacatttgatcccagccttacagccccaccctcagccccacctctcttcccttttgtgtagcctacatcacatcattctgggccattTTCTGAATCTAAATTAACTCCAAAATAtctaaactggactacttcacttGCTAAGAGTGATTATAGCATCCACTTTGGGAGATTGAATCAGTCTTTGTTTATAGAAATTGTTCTACATTTCACATCACACAGGGGCCTTTACGTCACCTTTATTTACCATAAATGGCTAAAACTGGTCCTGTTCTGCCACAATAATCACGTAATTTATGCTAATTCTAAAGCTCTTCCCCTCGGTACCCGCTGGTTTTCTTACCTGCCCTGTGTGAGCTGCTCTGTGGTTTCCAGCTCATATCCGACAGTCTGCGCTGGCCACCGAACCCTTCCTCGAACGGGGCCATGGCTTCTTGAACCTTCGCGATGATTTCTCTAGCAGTAGCTACTTGCCTGGTGACAAACTCCATCAGAGACTCTCCTGAATACATgtttaatattcacctcacaagGCTAAACAATAAACTAAAGTTGCTAacggtcttcttcttcttctgttcctTCCTCTTGTCCACGAGGCTGAAGTTAGGTTCCGTTCCCgacgattcgggaaatggctaaaagGCACACACGCTAAAAGGGGCAATTTAGTTTGAAAACGGGAACGCCGCCTGTTAGCAGAGTGTCGTTGTACGCAGCGATCGGTCCAAACATCCCAAGCGGAGTCCCAGGTTAAAAGGTAGGAAATAAACGATAGATACAGACCTTCTTGTTTCAATGGGCTTTCACTCGCGCTAGCAACTTTGCAGACACCAATGCTCCCCTCTTAGTGGTGCATCTTCTTCTTCGTGTTTAATGGCGGGTGGCACCCAACTTCTAGgcgcatttccgccacctactgtgctggaggGTGAGTCGGAGAAAGAGCGTAAAAAAAACCTAAATTCTATTCAACAAACCACAGTGTTTTAGATACTCAATAACCAACTTATATTTCCTTTCTTCACCATTCAACAAATTCTTTACATTTATCACTCCACCTCCTATGTTTTTTAATTTCTCCCTGAGTTGTCCTCTACTTTCCTCATATTTTATGCAGTCACATAAAACATGTTCCACTGTTTCTCCCCCCACCCCACATCCACACAAACCTGTGGGATGTTTCCCTATCAGATGCATCGTATTATTAAGCCCAGTATGTCCCATTCTTAATCTTGATATTATTCTTTGATCTCTACTATTCATTCTTATATTTTTCCATTTCCTACTTTCCCTTGTATCTGAAATAAATGTCTTCCTTTCTCTTCCCTTTCCCACATTCTTTACCACTCTTCCATTACATGTGCTTTAATGATAGATTTAATTTCAGTGGCACTATATGCAATATttattatttctctctctcttgtTGCCTTTTTTGCAAAATAATCTGCCATTTCGTTTCCTTCTACTCCTCCATGTGCCGGTACCTATAAAAATTTAACTTCCGTACCCAATTTCCTTAATCTAAATATGGTCTCATATATTTAATATAATACATCTATTCGACTCTTGGTAGACATTAATTTAACTGACACTAATACAGATAACGAGTCAGTACATATAATTccttttttaattctattttgttCCATCCATTGAAGACTAAATAAGATAGCTAACATCTCCACTGTGTACACAGATAAATGATCTGGAGTTCTTTCCCTAACTACTACTCCTATATGTGGTATTACAAATGCAAAACCGGTTTTTCCCCCTACCAGTTCCTTTGATCCATCTGTAAAGATTTGCACAAAAGACTCATCGCTTTTTAATCTATCTTCTGTAATTTTATCCCAATTTCCTTTCCCCCCACTGCTTCTCATCATAAATACTATAATCAACACACACTTCCGGAAATATCCATTTTGGATTAACCGTATATAAAAACTTTTTAATTTGTACTTTATCTTGGATCTTACTCTCTTTTGCCAAATCTTGCACTTTCCAGCTACCATATTCCTTCTTCTGTTTCTCCTTTTCCCAACACGGACTCAGTGCCCTTTTTGCCATGGGTTCGTTGTCCTCACACCCTCGTATACTTGCCCAATAATTTAAAGCTACCTGTTTTATCCTAAGCTGTATTGGTATCTCTCCCATTTCTACCTGTATTGCCACAATAGGTGTAGTTTTTATTGCTCCACAACACACTCTTAATGCTTGACTTTGTATGATTTCAATCCGTTTCATTAATGTTTTAGATGCTGAACTATAAACTATACTCCCATAATCTATCACTGATCGTATCATTGCactgtacatgtatgtatgtctgatctcagaattgtgtgtactgaaactttaatttccctctgggattaataaagtatctttgattttgaattgaattgaatgttcaTGCTCTTAAGTTCAGATGTAAAATATGGCTAATTAATTCTAATAATACAAAATGTTATCACCAGGAAGGCAAGTTATGTTTATTTAATTATGCgaatatacaaatatatttttatttttaacattcatatttttattctTTGCAGTCTGGATGAACAAAAGGGAATAACTGTGGGATCAACATACAGGAATGAAGGGCAGGCCAAAGTGTTTGTGCACTATAAAGCTGAGGTAGAAACAAACAACATTAGAGAGAATCTTAAAAACACAACATTTCTCTCTATAACCACTGATGGCTCCACAGACAGTTCTGTGAAAGAGGAGGAGTTGGTATATGTTAGATTTAGTCACAAAGGCAAAGTCAAGTCAACATTTGTTGACATCAAGTCAGTGGAGAAGGCAGACGCATCACACATTAGCAAAGCCAATAGTGACATCAAGGATGAAGTGAGTGATGACTAGGGAAGCAAACTGGTCGCTATGGGAACAGAAGGAGCGGCAGTAATGACTGGAGCAAAAAATTGAGTCGTCAGCAAGTTGAAGGGTGACCGGACCTACATCACTGGCATTCACTGCATGGCACACCGCCTCGAATTGAGCTTTTCTGATGCTATGCGCTCAAATGTGATGTTTCAGAAAGTGGAAGACCTGCTATCTGGCCTATACACCTTCTATCACATCAGTCCACTCAACAGGGCAAACCTAGTTAACAGCTTTCAGGTTCTTGGCCAAAAGCTATAGGTGCCCACCAGAATAGGTGGGACCCGTTGGGTAGGACACCTGCTGTGTGCCCTGATTTGGTGATGCAGAACTGGAAACACTTGTGGGCCACTTCAAGCCTGTCCTGGAGACCTCTGGTGTCCACGCTGAAAGCATTCCTGACCAGTGGACTGCCTTCAAGTCGCTCATGTATCAACAGCCTGGGACCCTGCCGAAGATGTCATGGATCGCAGTAAACAGACGCTTTCAGCATTCCTGCCCTGATTTGCTGGCATTGATCGACCTGGTGCTGTCCCTCCCTCCCTCAACTGCTGAGTGTTTAAGAGGCTTTAGCACCATGAAGCCAGTTAAAAATGACTGGAGGTCCAATatgagccctgacacactttcagatgttctcatggtgcagctgtgttctccagagatcaaggactatgacccaaatgaggctgtaatgctttggcacaaagacggtgtcagaagcaggaggccagacttcacggacagagaaaacaaggagtctgactagatttcagtgaaagagttcataaaaacatctctaaaaaagaaatagtaaaatgacaaaagagttcttTTTCTTATTaactgatgttttaattattttgtcactcctcTCTGTTTGGAACCAACAtattatagaataacatgctttaggtagatctaaatcacgtAGAATTTTGGCCCGTAGATTTtttatcatctaccagccaacttggtcgGTGAGTCAAAATTTTTATTTCGGACCCTGGATACTCTTGTGTGATATCTTATTGTGCTACTGCTATTTTAGTGTATTGTGCTGTTTCAATACtgcaatttccccactgagggatgaATAAAGGTATTCTTATTGTTCAGTAATAGGACTTCAGCTAAAACTACAACTGCATTTGGATCGTTGCGTCACCCTACATTGTTCCATGAATTATTGGAGTGTGTTTATTCGTTAAGTTGCACTGTACAGGTAAACAATACTTTATCTGGCTATACAAACATTTTCTATAATTACTAGGTTGTACGgagctgtcatgttctgtggtaaatgtttaacccaggacatgcagaatcaatacaCGGAAGCTGGTGGTAGGAATAATAATGATTTAAGAAAAGATGATTCCAGGAGTAACTGGTAATCAGCGAATGAGtgacgggagcagcgtctgaggggaaGAGGAGCAGAGGTTAGACTTTGATAAGGTAATATGGTAGAGGATGCGCTTGGGAGGAGGACTTACGGGCGAAGCGAGGTGAAGTTTGTccggggaggggtgagctggaaGAGCGAGCAGATATCCAGGGTTGAGGCAGATCGACGGGGTTCCAACCGGAggtgatgagagagagagagagagcgagagcgagagcgagagcagGTCTGCCAGGAGCAAGTCGAGCCGTTGGGAGGACGGGGAGTCGAGAGGTGAATCCAGAGGCTGTATGGACGGGCAGTTGTATATCCAAAGTGTCACGCAGGGATGCGGTGTATTGAGAGGGATGACTGAGCCAgtaaggcgtaatcatccggcagtttagcagtgtcctccgtcctccttatgaaggccacctgctgatgagctgattgaccacagctgctgctctctctcctgaaatcaGAGAAGCTCCCAAAAACAGGTGACGTAATGGTGTATgtagagtgctcacctcccagctcacaacaggAGCAGGAACTGTGGGTGCTTTAACAGCATCCATCTAAACACCACAAGATCTTCCAAGGACAGCAAGTGCCTCCGTCCTCAGACATTTTTATGGAGCTCACCCTGacatatttttttaaacagtacTATTTAGACTCAGCTGCCACCGAGCTCAGCTGTAGCTCCATCAATAGCTGTTTTATTGCTTTATCTAGGAAATTCAAAGTAAAGGATTTTTCTGACAGAAAGattctttagaagtgtgtgttacG
This genomic window from Nothobranchius furzeri strain GRZ-AD chromosome 9, NfurGRZ-RIMD1, whole genome shotgun sequence contains:
- the LOC139071850 gene encoding uncharacterized protein produces the protein MITPYWLSHPSQYTASLRDTLDIQLPVHTASGFTSRLPVLPTARLAPGRPALALALALSLSLITSGWNPVDLPQPWISARSSSSPLPGQTSPRFAHAAPVTHSLITSYSWNHLFLNHYYSYHQLPCIDSACPGLNIYHRT